The Chryseolinea soli genome contains a region encoding:
- a CDS encoding beta-ketoacyl synthase chain length factor, protein MAGKAQYFIQGIGMISPQKTFDNQMFLDEITTYDQNVLTSVVPDFKAYINPIQLRRLSRMLRVGLASATICLRDAGIEHPDGIITATGYGFLDETEKFLREMLEMKEKQLTPTHFMQGTYNALAGLEAVTIKCMGYNNTYVSKGFAFENALQDAMMRLEENHAAHYLVGSYDEAAAVQFIASIRENHFKAEPIVNLNLFNTTTKGTIQGEGAAFFDLTGTRSENTWCELRDVAMVYRPETKDDLASSLAGFLKANNTSLDEIDVWLNGITGDVVRDVVLKALEVSDLKAIPQARYKHLCGDYCTAASFALWLGASILKKQAIPEVVKASAFETPKEIKKVLSVSHYMNRNYAFMLMQRA, encoded by the coding sequence ATGGCGGGAAAGGCGCAGTACTTCATTCAGGGCATCGGCATGATCTCTCCGCAGAAGACATTTGACAACCAAATGTTTTTGGACGAGATCACGACCTATGATCAAAACGTACTGACCTCTGTTGTCCCCGATTTCAAAGCCTACATCAACCCCATCCAACTGCGGCGGCTCAGTCGCATGTTGCGCGTCGGGCTGGCTTCGGCCACGATCTGCTTGCGCGATGCGGGCATAGAACACCCCGATGGCATCATCACGGCTACGGGCTATGGCTTCCTGGACGAGACGGAGAAGTTTCTTCGCGAGATGCTGGAAATGAAGGAAAAGCAGCTCACCCCCACCCACTTCATGCAAGGCACCTACAACGCCCTGGCCGGCCTGGAGGCGGTGACGATCAAATGCATGGGCTATAACAACACCTATGTGAGCAAAGGGTTTGCCTTTGAAAACGCGCTACAGGATGCCATGATGCGCCTGGAGGAGAATCACGCGGCGCATTACCTGGTGGGGTCGTATGACGAAGCCGCCGCCGTACAGTTTATCGCCAGCATTCGTGAGAATCATTTCAAAGCGGAGCCGATCGTCAACCTCAATTTGTTCAACACCACGACAAAGGGAACGATACAAGGTGAAGGCGCCGCTTTCTTTGACCTCACGGGCACGCGCAGTGAAAATACCTGGTGCGAATTACGGGATGTGGCCATGGTCTATCGCCCCGAAACGAAGGACGACCTGGCCTCCTCCCTGGCTGGCTTCTTAAAAGCAAACAACACTTCATTGGACGAGATCGATGTTTGGCTCAACGGCATTACCGGCGACGTTGTACGCGACGTCGTTTTGAAAGCATTAGAGGTTTCGGATTTGAAGGCCATTCCGCAGGCCCGATACAAACACCTTTGCGGTGACTATTGCACGGCCGCGTCGTTCGCCCTCTGGTTGGGCGCCTCTATCTTAAAGAAACAAGCTATTCCAGAGGTAGTGAAAGCTTCGGCTTTTGAAACTCCTAAAGAAATCAAAAAGGTATTATCCGTGAGTCATTACATGAACCGGAATTACGCGTTCATGTTGATGCAACGGGCCTAG